Within Winogradskyella helgolandensis, the genomic segment GAAACCAAAAAAAGGCTCGACGAAAAATAATGATAGATCAAACTATTAAAATTTCTAAATAAAGTTTGTGTAATTATTTCTCTCTGAATCTTCGCGTCAACTCCTTAAATCTCTGTGTAATAATTGACGTTAAGCTAAACGTAAGCATTGGTGAAACTCGGATTTTGAAAGTCTATTTAAGCTTCTTAATCAACAACCATGCATCACGGTTATGCTCACGACGAATTTTAAAAAGTTCATTTTGTGCTTCAGCTCTAGTTTCAAAACTGCCATAAACCACTTCATGCAATCCATAACGGTTGGCACCAATTTGACGTGCTTTAAAACCTTGATCTCTAAGTTGGTTGACTTTCTTCTCAGAATTAGCTTCTACTCTAAAAGCACCAGCAACAATATGGTAATTGCCACTTTGTTTTTCTACAGATAATGTTGCAGCAGGTAATGGGTTACTGATAATAAAAGTAGCTTCTTGTACTTTAGCATCGAGCTGCTCATTGGCTTGCTCTTGTGCTAATTGGTTGTGATTTTCAATGGTATTGTTGTAATAGGTTGCAGCTCCAAAGCCACCTAAACCTAATAAAACAACAGCTGCAGCGGCATATTTTAACCAGTTGCGGTTAGAACGTTTTTCAGGTGTTAAGGTAATAGGTGCAGTCTCTTCGATGATTTCAACGGTTTCTTTATAAACTTCACGCGTAATGTCCGAAGATGAAAAATGAGATAAACCAAAAGCATCAGTTAAATAGTTGATATGGCTAGACGGATCAAATTGAATCTTCCCATCAGCATTTAAAGCCAATTCACCAATATTTTTAAATTGAATAGTCTCCCCTTCAACCATATAGGATTTAATGGACTTTATCTGCTTAGAAATTTGACCTAAAGCTGTTGCATAAGGTATTTTTTCAACCTCAGCAATGTAATTAGCTAGTAGCCCATCATTTTGTTGTAATTGCTCGTTAAAAGACAAGGCCTTTTTGGGAGGATAAAACGTATGTGTGGTTTCATGAATTTTTGCCGAAACACGTCGTGTCAAAAAAGCTCCAAATTCTGGAACAGTAACACAATCGTAACGGTATAAAAGGTCGCTAATGTAAGTCTCTAACTGCATATGAAGGCAAAGTTAAAAATTTTTGTTTC encodes:
- a CDS encoding HU domain-containing protein, with the translated sequence MQLETYISDLLYRYDCVTVPEFGAFLTRRVSAKIHETTHTFYPPKKALSFNEQLQQNDGLLANYIAEVEKIPYATALGQISKQIKSIKSYMVEGETIQFKNIGELALNADGKIQFDPSSHINYLTDAFGLSHFSSSDITREVYKETVEIIEETAPITLTPEKRSNRNWLKYAAAAVVLLGLGGFGAATYYNNTIENHNQLAQEQANEQLDAKVQEATFIISNPLPAATLSVEKQSGNYHIVAGAFRVEANSEKKVNQLRDQGFKARQIGANRYGLHEVVYGSFETRAEAQNELFKIRREHNRDAWLLIKKLK